TTGCTTTCCTCATGCTGAAGAACACCATGGTTCATGCTGAGTTTCTTTGCCCCCCAAAGGAATTTTTTTCTGCCTTGGCTGCCCTTTTGACACAGTACCGGTGGCTTTCATGGTATCGCCTTTTGGACCAATCAATCAGCTCTCTACCATCGGACGGCGCGAAAGGAGCCACTGGAGCTTTCCTCTTGCGCCGCACCGCGTAGGCGCACCCCTGTTGAAAGTAAAGCGGGGGAAAGAACCGCCATTGCTTGATTGCTTGCAAAGCGAAAGCGAGCCGTGGGCAACACTGGTTTTTCACCCCCACACTGACTTGGCAAGGGCGTGTACTCCACAAACAAACCTGCCCCCATCCCCGTCCCCGTCCTTGTGCAAATTCATGGCAAAGTTCCTGCCACTTTCAATGCTGATCCAGCAGTTATGCAAGTGCAGTACCAGTAGTAAATTGCATAGCCCTGTAGTGGCACGTAAGCAGCAGGCTCGCCTCCGTTGGGCAACAGAATTGGTGTCACTGTAGCCGCTCAGCTGCAAGAGAAACACAAATACACAAGTCGCTGCACTTGTTGGGGCCTTTGACAGCGAAACCTTGACGATGATCGCAGCGGCTCAAGGACAAAGAAGAGCTGGTCGAGTCGAGTGATTACCTGCAGCCGCAGGATTTATGGGCACATCCAATGCTCTCTGCTCCACTCCAGTCTCCAGGGCAGAGGACGCCAATAATAAAAGAAGGCAGAGCAGACCTGCGGTTGATGACGGGAGAGCGATGGGCAGCGTTTCCTTCCCCTCTGGGATTTGGCCTTTGGCGGCAGGCGATGCGAAAGCCAAGGAATGAGGTGCTGCTGCCGCCGGGGGGCTTTATGACGCAGGCAAGGGCAATGCCGATGCAAATTGGCTCCGGGGCATCGgtgccccctgctcctcctccatTATTGCCTTGCCCCTGCCCGCCCCCCTCTCATTCGCTGGTGTTTGTTTACTGCGATCTGGTGGTCTCATCCCATTCGATCTGGGGGATGTTTGAGAGCGATTCAGGTTTCAGAGatcagagggcggcggcgctgcgttCGCGAAGGGTACGGTACGGGGGCCCTCCTCCTGTCCTGCCCGCCGGGGAGGTAATGCGACCGGTCGCTCTCGCTGCGGCGCCGGGCCCGTCCCGGCTCATGGCGTGGGCAGCATGGTGGCCTGGCTGCCTGGTACAGCCTGCTGCTTGCGGCTTGCCCAGTCCAGTCAGCAGCAACAGCGACAACACGGTGTTGACTCTTGGCTGGCAATGGCAATGCTACGCAGAAGGCAGTCGCTTGCTCGTAGGAAATCGCTCCTGCAGTACTGGCAGGACACGCAGTACCGGCGGTACTTTAGTAACCCTAGTAGAGGAGCAGGCAGCATATACTTGCTCTTGTGCAAGAACACGGTACTGACGGTCACAATTGTTCGTCGAGAGAAAGAAGGAAAGATTTCTCCGTCTTGTTGGATTAGATTAGAAAAGGAGAGGGCATTTCGAGCACACCGATGAGACGCCGTCGTCTAGGTCTCGCAGCCCCAACCAATGTCAGCACAGTTAAGACTACACACTAGTAGTGCTACCACTAGTACTTTTGTTCTGTAATCGTGCACTTGCATGCTGCGATCGTCAGCAGCAGAAGTTGACGGCGAGAGGTAACGgttaaaaggaaaaaaaagaagaagaaggaatCAGAACAAGAGCGGTCGTGGACGTGGCGAAGGGGATGGGACGAGAGGGAAGGAATGGCCGCTGCCGGATGGGGGCGGCGACCACGAGGCGCGGGGGCTCGGGGGGCTTTGGCTTTTGCTCGCGTTGGTATCCTCGAAAGGCTGGGGAATGCGTCGCGGGGCTCGCGTCGCGTTTCCTACGGCCACCTCCCGTTCGTTCCTTCTCCTCCTAACCCGAGGTTGCATCCGACCCCCACCCCAGCCGCAGTTTTCTAGGGCAGGAGAGCGCCGAGCAGTCAGTGGCACAAATATCGTAGCGAGCAGGTGGAGACCGGGGGACCCCTtcgcccgtggccgtggccgtgcgccCGGCGAGCCCGGCAGGTGATGTGGTATGGTACTCTGCAAAATCTAGCACGCAGTTCCGAACAGATTTGGATCCGGCACCAGTAGCCTGATCTGCTCCAACAGTGTCGACTTCACATGATCTTTCGTTACAAAAGAGTAATAAGGTTTTATGGTCACCTCTCCATGAGCATTTCAGgaggaaaaaaagagagagaaatccACTTTTCGAGTTCCAAAGAGTCTTCCATATCTAAAAAGAACAGTCTTTCAGGAAATTTCAGTGAAGGATCCTACGCATCGGGTAGCCCCAAACACTTCGTGCCTCTAAGCTTTTGAGATCGCAATCTGGACCTTTGCGTTCTTACGCGTAGAGGGCATGAACGGAAGGGAACCAGATCGTGGTCGCTTTCTCTGAGAAATCGGCTAGTGACAACACGATCAGGGTAAGCAGCAGCACAGCACCCAGCGGAGTCCAAGTGTCTTGCAATCATTCATAGGTCCAGCGCCTTGAAATGGTCAGTGGTCATAATCAGGAAATGGTCACCTGGACTTTTGTGGTAGTAACCGGTAAAACTGTTGTTCCCATCTTGATCTTTGAAAGGTACTACATGCCATTGGAGGGTCAAGCCAGTTTAGTTGACCAGGCGCTTCAGGCTTAATCGAGTCTCTGGAAAGAGAAATGCCTTGTGAATGACTGGCTGAGAGACGCAACAGTTCAGTATGACACGTTCAGAATTTTTGTTACGTGGAAAGGACCTTCCGCTAAACGGATACACCTGGAAAATCACCGTTGACTAGAATCAAGTAAGCTCATGTATACATCACGACAGCGTCCAAATACACTGAGCTGGCACCGAGTGAAGCTAGACGATCAGCTATTCTATCACAACCATGCGGAAAAAAAGCCAGATGATCAGAACTTGGAACCACGAGACGAAGAATGTTAGTTCATGCAACAAGCCAGGGACATCAGAAGTACATTCAGAACATCCATGGCCGGAAAAGAGTCCTGGCATCATGATAGCTCTATGGTTCTCAAAGGGCACGGCACCAATAATCAATTGGAAACGTATGGATGTGGACCAAACATACATGGTAGATTGTTTGAATAGACACAGTAACTGAGTatatttagtttactattttaatGCCAGGTGCATATCACAGCAAATTCCAGGACCAGTAGCTGGTGATCCATCAGTGCATTCATCCGTTGACACAATGGTAAACATGAGAAGAAGTCTCAAATAATAAGTTGCATGAGGCGAAGTCAGGAAGACCAAATCCAACTTAAACATGACGGCATCAGCCAAGCAGTATACTGGGGAAGTGGTGGCGTCTTGAACGAAAAAAATGTTAACTGTCCTTTTCTGCAGAGGCATTTAGACGACTCTTGATCCACGACTCAAGAtaaagtagctcttctttggaAAGCGAATGGCCAAGATCTGGATATGCCTGTAAAATGCACACGATTTGGATACTCAGTATTCAGAGCTCACAGACATCAAAGGTCCTTTGAAGTGAGAGAAAAAGGACCATATAGAAATCTACCTTGAATTCACAGGTAACACCGACGCTTTGCAAAAATGGTGGACCAGCTTGACCAGCTTCAAACAGTACTGTTCTGTCAGCCATTCCATGCGACCAAAGAATTGGGGTCTGAAAAGTTGAAAGGGTTTCATAATAATAGTAAAATAAACTAATGAACACATTAGAATTTCAAAATTGTATTCAAACCTATATTCCTGCAGCAACAGTTAAATAACTTTCTTCAAAGTTGAATGAATGATGCAAGTGCATCATTTTTTTAGGTGAGTCAAACAAGTGTCTGCAGTCGCCTGATTTCATTCAAAATTTTCATCATGAAAAAGTCAATGCTATCTAATATTACCCAATGGTTATTGCATTCCTTGATGCTTTAGTTGATGTAAGACACATATCATTCACAGGTTTATGATTGTTATGAAGAAACATATCAAGAGTAAAATTAAAGACGAGATCCGTAAAGGATTCATGCTACTATCATTCTGTGTAAATAAGCATACTCATGAGCTGCTGACATATAAAATTATCTGTATAATCTAATTTTCATTGTGCAACACTCGATCCACTCTTAAGGGGAACAGTAGGGAAGCACCCCTACTGAATATATATACAATAATCATAATACCCAGGGTCAACAAGAGTACAGGACCAAGGATTGCAAAGATGAGATAGAAATTCCTCTGAAGCTGTCTTCTTCAGCACAAGATCAGGTCCTGTAGAATTCTCCTCTCCCAATGTACAATCTATTATATTTGCTATGGTATACCTTTTTTCCCGTATCCTACTTCCTACCTCCAAAGTCCTATAATGGGGCATATATTCTTTTGCCTCAACTTGAGCCTACTTGCACCTTGATATGTAAGTTTTATATATTGAAATGCTTTTGTGTTCAGGAGAAAACTCTGAATATTAAATCTCAAGTACCAACTCAGAAACAGTTTTAAGTTCAGACAAAAAGAATTCCATCTGAAGTCGAGGATCTTTTCATTTTGACCACTTATACGGGAGACATTTAGTTGTTCAGTTTAACAAATTACAATTCTGTATCGTTCATATGTCTCTAGTTTGCTCACGGAACAACACTGATCAGAGACCAGTGTTATAACTACATGCACTAGCTGCTTGAAATTATCTTAAATAGATGATGGTTCCTGGGAGTTGCCGCACCATTGTAGGTAGAGGTTGCAGCAGTGTTCCATAAGTAAGTGCAGTTATTTCAAATCAAAGTGTAACGACAAGGCACCAAAGATCAAACATCATCAGTCTTATCATCCAGCAATTTTTACCAACCCATATATCTAGGCTTCCTTGCACCTTGTGATGGTGCATTAAACTAAATAGAAGGGACAGATGGATGAATATATTGATTACCTTCCTTGCTTCAGGTGAAATCCTCTCGGTGACTGATGAACCGAATGGCACCCACCCGCTGAAGACTGCTCCTCCACCTAGCTTCTTCGGATAAAGCAACACACTAGCTAATGTCAGAGCACCTGCAGAGCCACAATTGACATTTAACCATTTAGTTCACAACACTTCCAAAATTTTACCCTCGCCGGAAAAGCTTCAAATCAATCTATCAATGCTGTCCTTACCTCCTTGGCTAAAACCACAGACAAAGATGTTGTCAGGGTGGATGCCATTGGCTACTTCCTTATCTATCATGGCGTGCACATTTTCCACAGCCTTCAGAACCCCGCTCTCATCTTGCGGAGAACCCTACTCGTTCAACATTTCACCCAGATCAACATCTAACGCCGCATTCAGGTATCTGTTTACAAGTGATAGCTAGTGAACTCACAGCGCTCATGGGTAGCTCGTGGATATCGAACCACGACGGCATCACAAAACCATCTGCAGGGAGGGAAATTGCTCTAGGGATCAGCTGATGTTAACTTGGCGCAGTCTAGAGGGCATAAAGAAGAGGAGGGCGTGGAGGAAGCTCACTGTTGCAGGAGACGGGGGAGCGGGGTGCGGAGGGGAAGGACCACTTGGTGAGGCGGAACTCCGGGGCGGAGAAGAAGTTGCGGATGGGCTCGTTGGCCGGGCCGGAGTCGCCGAGGCCGTGCAGCCACAGAACGAAGCTCCGGTTGCGTCCCACCATGTGGGAGGAGGGGACGAACTGGGCAGGAAGgccggacggcggcgcgcggcggcgaagggaggcggcgaggagggcggcTGCGCCAACGGCCGCAGCGAGGGTGAAGAGGAAGCGGACCAGGCTACCCATGGGTCATGGGCCGAGCCGGGCCGAAAAGCGTCGCTGAGATCGGTTTGCCTGAGTGCGATGATGGCTGCCTTGGTGGTTGTTGATAGGTAGTGGTTAGTTGTACCAAATTATACCATCCTCTGTAATTCTAATCTAAATCTAAAAAGAAACTCATCTTGAGT
The sequence above is drawn from the Panicum hallii strain FIL2 chromosome 7, PHallii_v3.1, whole genome shotgun sequence genome and encodes:
- the LOC112901627 gene encoding probable carboxylesterase Os04g0669500, with protein sequence MGSLVRFLFTLAAAVGAAALLAASLRRRAPPSGLPAQFVPSSHMVGRNRSFVLWLHGLGDSGPANEPIRNFFSAPEFRLTKWSFPSAPRSPVSCNNGFVMPSWFDIHELPMSAGSPQDESGVLKAVENVHAMIDKEVANGIHPDNIFVCGFSQGGALTLASVLLYPKKLGGGAVFSGWVPFGSSVTERISPEARKTPILWSHGMADRTVLFEAGQAGPPFLQSVGVTCEFKAYPDLGHSLSKEELLYLESWIKSRLNASAEKDS